In Diabrotica undecimpunctata isolate CICGRU chromosome 4, icDiaUnde3, whole genome shotgun sequence, a single genomic region encodes these proteins:
- the LOC140438807 gene encoding uncharacterized protein: MANWLRDFVLNFAVITTPLTDLTSKKKYFKWTPEAEIAFNQLKTALSGDLYLERPDINQPFILQTDTSEYGTGTFLFPGSVEDWKIIAYASTKLRPAERKYHINEKEY, from the coding sequence ATGGCAAACTGGCTCCGAGATTTTGTTCTGAACTTCGCAGTCATTACCACTCCTTTGACTGACTTAACATCGAagaagaaatatttcaaatggacGCCAGAGGCCGAAATAGCTTTTAACCAGTTGAAAACAGCCCTATCTGGAGATCTTTACCTAGAACGACCTGACATAAACCAGCCATTTATCCTGCAGACTGATACCTCCGAATACGGTACGGGAACTTTCCTATTTCCCGGCTCTGTCGAAGACTGGAAGATAATTGCCTACGCTTCCACCAAACTTAGACCAGCCGAAAGAAAATATCACATCAACGAAAAAGAGTATTAG